tttaaaatcttcaaaaatgttaaaaaaaaaaagtggtaggaaaaaaaaagatccttgaATGGAAGTGGTTTTTGTCTGCCTGAGGGGCCTCCCCCAGACCTACGGATGGGAATCTCCTCTACTTCTCAAGGTTTGTCTAGTCTGCCCACCTCAGGCTCTTATGCCAGCCCCTAGTGGGGTATTTCCCCATGTGCCTCTGTTAAAAGTCTGGAAAGACTCTAATAGGGTGGGACTCCCATCTGAGGGGCCAAGGGATTCAAGTGGCATTCTTGGGGCTAAAAATAAGAACCTGTGGCAGGCCTTCTGAATCATTTCCCAGGGTGCCTTTCTCGGAGAGGCTGTTTGGAAAGCTAAATCTTACAGTTCCCGGGACACTGACCTGATCTGGAAGACCAGAAGTCTTGGAATTTCTAGGATATGGACTGTCATGGAAAATCAAGGCCTTTTGGTAGGAACCTGGGACAGCTATAAGGCAGAGCCAGGAAGGTGATCTCCGTTTCTCTGAGGGCCCGAggcccaccccctttcctcctccagggCTTTTGTTGTGCCAGGCTGTCCCTCCTGGTCACCGTGGATGGGTGTGTGAGGAAAGGGCTCCATTCACCTGCATGGGCACCAAAGTCATGTGGAACTTGTGCCCACTCCCCACTCAGCTCCAGGAAGGAGTTAAGCCATAAAGAGGCACCCAGGCGGAGGTCTCGGAAGAGCAGGGCTGTGTCCCGCCGCACCAGCCCCGTCATGCCCAGTGCCTTCTGGTCCGAGTAGGAGTGTTCCTCGGTCTCCCCACCTGTCAATGTATGTAGGGGGCTGAGttggtcttttctctttctgtgtccAGTCTCAACACGCAGAACCTCAGGCATCCATGCCCCTAGAGACCGAAGAATCTCTCTGATCGCTTCAGTAGGAACAAGGAGATGACTCCTTCAAACCCAAGGAGACAGCTGGTCTCTAGTCCTTGTCCCCGAAAGACACAGGTGTCCCAgcacccccaggcccccaggtttGTGGGTGTGGGACTAACCAGCATAGATGCTGACATACTTGGAGAGCACGCTGAGGGGCAGCAGGGGGTCCATGAGGCTcagaggtgagagggagaggCGGTAGACTGCAGCACTGGGACGGGGTAGGCTGCCATGATGCCATCTGCAACCACACCCCATAGGCTGCTGCCTGAAGGGATACAGTGAAGCAGAGGTTTCTGTCTGTATGTCTTCTGTGAGGCATAACTGCTGGCCTATTGAGCCCCGCCACCACTAGCTAATGACCGGTAAAATCCGTCTTTTGGACATAACTAGACTCCGCGGGGGTCACCCTACCAGGGAAGCCTTGAAAGCCCAGATTTCTCACGTGTTGGCTCTCAGCCTCGCCTTCCCACTCACGTTCCCACGTAGGGATCCCATAGAACGTACCTCGCCCTCCCTGAAGGACAGCGGGTTGTCCCTTAGCGTCCGTGTGTGTTCGTTCCTGTTGTCCcttagcgtgtgtgtgtgtgtgtgtgtgtgtgtgtgtgtgtgtgtgtgtgtatgttcgtTCCCGCCTTTTCCCTGCCCTCTGTCTTCTAGTTCTCTTATAGCTCTCTTTCTCGGAGTTCTTACCTCGTTACTCTCCCTCCCGGATAGAACGGAAGAGAGGTGGTAACATAAAGCTCAGCGCCATAGCAATAGCCTCAAACTGGGTGCAACCCCTCGGAAGAGAGGCGGCAGCGGGAACTGCGCATGCCTGGGAAAAGGCGGGAAACCGAGGAGGCTAGAGGCTTGCGCAAGCGCACACATTCAAGTGTCTTTGTCCGGAAGAGGCGGCTTTGGCTGTGGCGGCGCTGCGGTGAGGGCGTCCCTTGAGACTGGGTTCGGGAGGCCTAGAGAAACAGCTGTACACCGTCAAGGCCGGAAATAGCAGATCTGGAATCCTCTCTTCCCACCCCGCCCCTCCTCTCCGCCCCTCCTCTCCGCCCTCCTAAGCACATGACCAGCCCTAGCACTGAGACACAAACGACGCTCTCTTCCGTCCTAGCCCTTCCGGGGTGCACAGGCCTCTGGGCTGAGACCTGCATTACCAGTCTTTGGATTAGCTGGCCTCTCAGCGCCTCAGTTTCTGGATTGGCGCAGCATTGTTTTCCCCGCCTCAGGCTATACCACCGTCACCCACCTTCCATGGATAGAACTTGCGTGCCCCCCTTGTGCAGAACAGGACCGTTGAGTCTCGAGGAGGAGTTCAAGGCCTGAGGCTGGACCCGGGGGCCATCACTGCCGGCctcagaggaggggcaggagtgcTGGCGCCAGCGGAGTCTTGGGCCCACGACCCGCTCACACCGCTTCCCCAACTCTTTCCTGCACGCGGCCCTGACCTTGCCTGGACATTGGCGGAGCCCCCGccctctcccagctccccctTCCTGAGATGATAACAGGAGGCCATGGTCCTGGCGGGACTGGAGCTCCCCCTCGGCTGAGGGGAAGGCTGTCAGGGAAACGAGTGTCTTCCTGCCCACTGGGCAACCCAGAGAGCTCAAAGGTCGCTCCTGCCCGATTTTCGGCCTGCCCCGCGTGGGAACTGCCCGAGGGTAAGCGTCTACGTTCAGTAAGGTGTGCAGGTGCCCACCCAGTGCCTATCCCAGAGTGGTGCTCAGAGAGTTCTGGGACCCAGGAATGAGTATTGGCCCCTCGCGCAGAGACCCATACAGCTTCTGTTTGATTTCTCCCAGATTCCCGCGGGGGAGGCAGCCTAGTGCAGGGGAAGGAGTCAGAGCCTGGCTGAGTATCCTGGCTTGGCCAGCCCTAACTGCCCGGCCTCAGGCAAAATCCTTCTTTTCTAGGCCTCAGCTCCCTCCTCTATCAAATGGGGCTGTTGACCTGTGTCTGGCAGGACTGTTGAGAGAGGACCTCAGCTAACCTGACATTCTGGAGGTCTTAGTTCTTCTTGAGGGAATGAATGACCATCCGTGGGAGGCTCCCTTCCTGGAAGCTAAACTCACCTGTGTTCCAGTAGTGTCTGGGGTTCTGGCTGCTGGTTTTCTTCCTGGGTACTGGCGTCCCACCGAACCCTGACATCACTTCGTAACCAGGTTTCCCCCGAAGGCCACCTTCATTCCCTGGGCCACTGTTCCACTCACCTTGGCTGGCGAATCTGACTCTAACACGGACCCCAAAGCTGAATCCATGCCAGAATCTGACTCATTCAAGAAGTGTCTTCTGCTCTGAGGCCATTTGCTGTATGGATAGTTTGTTTGGTCGTGATAGAAATCTCCACTTGGCCAAAGattccttttgtgatttggctCCCTGGGCTGGAGTTTTGTACTGGGCCTAGGGTCTGACTGTCACTGTCTCTCTTGGAACATAAATTTAGTCTGGGCAGGCAGATCATTTTGCGGTCCAAGTCAAGGCTGAGCCAGAGGTATTGATCTAGCTTCTTGTTGAGCTAGAGGTGGCTTTACTGGGCCAGGCCCTAGCTTCTCTGTATACAGGTCCCTCTCTCAATTCTGGCTCCtgttgagttctaaattctttttctgaacTAGGTGTGTGCTATGAGGCAGCTTCCTGTTTCCTGAAGGGCACCCTTTAGTTAGGAGGTGATTGCTCTGCTGCAGGCTCCTATGGGGCAAGAAATTCCTTATGCAAAgtaaatttttgttgttcttgAGTTTCCTGCTGGGCTTCAGCTTCATGCTGGGCAAAGGGCTCCTGCTGAGTGATGGGTCCTTGCTGTAAAGCAGGCTCCTGTTATGTATTGGGTCCCTACTGAGCCTCAGATGCTGTCTAGGCTGTGGGTGTCTTTTCTGGCCCAGACTCTGGCCAGGTGATAGGTGTCTGGTGTGGTTCCCAGTCAGGCCTAGATACTGTCTTAGAACCTGGCTCCACTGTTATTATTTTGCTCACAGGAGACATTGAGCTCCCAGGCTTCTTGCTCCTTTGTCACAGATCCCTCACTGATTGATTATGGTGGCACCTCCCTTTGGGTTCCACTTCTGGCATCACTGCTCTTCCTTTTTAAGACAACTGACAGTTGGGCTAACCATTGCTGGTCCCCCACTCCTGTGCCAAGTGAAATACTTCTGTGCCTCCTGCTGTGGGAGGAGGGATTGGGAACAAAAGGAGGCTGAGTGCCCAGTGGTCTCCTACCAGAGTAGGCCCAACTCACTACTCagttaaaatgtttcttcaaATAAGGCCAGTATCCCAAGTTAGTCATTTGTTTCAGCTTAATGAAACAAGGGATGATTCTGGAGGAATGATCCTTTTCTAGTCTCCTCTGATGTTTGAGGAAAGGGTCAGAGGGGGAAGCAGGATTTACCCTGTtgtaattttttctctctttattcattctttcaaatgGTTaccactttaatttctttatatatccttctgtttattttactttcatgttATAGAAAAAGACATCCTCCTATTATTATAGCTTGAAGCTCTTTTCAGTTGCATTTGAGATCTTCCACACCATCTTTCTAGCCTTGAACTATGCCTCTGCATATATGTCTTCTGTAGGAGACTGGAAACTCATGGAGTCCAACGACTATTAATGATgacgatgacgatgatgatgatgatgaatacTGGAGGCATTTTACAGGCTAGAAAActttactagtttttttttttaaacctatattATCTCTAGTAATACACTGTCTGACTCATTGCTTTAACTTCTTTGCCCCACATAACTCTTCCCTCAGAAAGGTTTGTTGAGTGAGTGAGAGAATTAACACATTGGGCAgtagaaagagagggaggatgaTGTTGGGGAGAGGTGTGTATAGAATCAGGTTGAGTTTGGAATGAACAGGTTAAAGTGAGTCGTCTGGATTAAATATAAGTTTCCAGACACCATTGAAAGAAATGATTTTGAcctattatatttaaattatttattgacttCTGTCTGCTATTTGCCTGGTTGTATTTAAGGTCAGGTGGGTCCAGCTGAGAACCCTGAGATTCCTGGCTTCTTTCAGGTAATTAAGCATCAGCCTGGGTAAGGAGAGGCCACAGGAAAAGGCTGTCAAGGGAAGAAAGCACTAGAGGAATGAATAATCTTGgggaaaatgttttgttttgttttgttttttgagaataCTGGAATGATAGGGAGTGGGGACAGGGATGGGGAGTTTGGGGTGGGAGAAAAGCATCTTCTAGGTGTGCTCACTGTCTTGTTGACTGAGAATGTTTCATCAGAAGGGTGGGCTGTCAGAGCTCCTATAAAGGCAGAGCAAAGCTTGCCAGCTGACATCGTCTGAGAAATTGCTGGCAGGCTCTGGAGTGCTTGTTTGGACTCCTGTGGTGTCTTTGGTGTTCTAGGgtaaaaagaaaagggagaggcTAATGTTAAAcacattattaaaatttaatttttatgagagtttttaaaatgttaaaagtataCTTATCCagtagaaataattaaaataaaaaaatattcagtaaaaagttaAAGGACATCCCTCATCCcagcctccactccccaccccacagaACTATTGCTAATAGTTTGCTTTAGTCCTCTGTACCTATTTGTATATAAACATAATAGTTTACtctaagaaacaaaaatgagttTATACTATTCATTTTGTTGTCTCTGTACTTTAACAAATCTCTTATTATTGTACAATATCATGCAACTGTGGAAACCTGTAAAAATTTACATGTACAGTTCAATAAATAGTTACAATGAAGCTATTCATGAAACTACTACTCAGGCCTAGAAATGAATATTGTCAGCAACCATCCTCCTTTTCTGATCATTATCTTCCCTCTCCTCACAGAAGTAATTCTGACTTTTACAGTaggcatttacttttttttcctttatagttaTACGCTCTAGGTATACGCtcctaaataatttaattttgcctttttttttgaaACTCTTATGTATATGAAATCATGCTGCAACcattctcttgtcttttttttaactccacATTTTGCTGGTAAGATTTGTATACATTGTttcatgtttgttcattttcacaaatataTAGTATTTGAATATACCACTATTTATTCATTCTCCAAATTTCATTTTGGGGTAGTTATGAGCAGTGCTGCCATCAAATTCTTGTACATGTCTCCTGCAGTATATACACGTGTTACTTTTCAATATACttctaagagtggaattgcttggTCACAGAGCTTAAACTTTAGTAGATAACTACCAGcacttttttaaagtgatttaccaatttacactcccattaGCAGGAGGTGAGATTTTTCTCTGTTCTACTTTTACTAATACTTGATATTGTCAGACTTTTAAATTGTTGCCAATCTTATAATGTAGAGTGATCTCTTTTTGGCTTTAATTCCTATTTTTCCAGTTACTAGCAAGGTTGAGTAGCATTTCACACGTTTATTAGCCATTTGGATTATTTTTTGTCTCTGAAGTGCCTATTCAAGGCTTTTGCCTATTATGTTGCCTGCCTTCCTCTCATTGATCTATAGGAATTCCTTATCTAGTCTGAGTATTAACCCTTTGTCGATTATACACGTTGCAGACATTACACCTActttgtagattgtctttttttttttactgaccaAATTTCTTAATTTCAGTGAAGTCAgatttattaatcttttcctCTATGACTTATATTTTTGTAACTTGTTTAAGAAATACTTTTCTACCCCAAGGTGATGAATATATTCTCCTATATTTCCTTCTAAGTTTGTCCTTCAAATTTATATCTTTAATCCACCTGAAATTTATCTTTGTGATGAGTTTGAAGTAGGGGGtctctgcatctttttttcacttaatatgtggTGAATATCTTTCTAATTAACACATAATTATCTGCCCAATTATCTTTGACAACTTATGAATTGCCCAGTTTTCTTTTGATGAACATATATTTtactgaggtatgattgacatataacatattagtttcaggggtacaacataatgatttgatatttgcatatattgcaaaatgatcacacaATGAGTCTTTTATGatgaacattatttttttttgtcaataCAAATACTGCTATAATTAATATTCTTGTACATATACCTTTGAGTACCAATGCTCATATTCTATACTAAAGATTTCTTGAAGCAAGATTATGGTTAAAAGGGAAACATTTAAGTTTGTGGTAGGTactacaaaattatattttacttcCATCAACAGTAATATAAAGATCTTGATTTATCCCATTCTTGAAAATATCATACTTTCAATCAGTTTTTCATTTGCTAATCTCTTTTTATATGATATTTAATAATGGCTAGAATAGGGAAGAATCAAATACTGTTTGACACTGACAATGGTGTCATTGTCAGAGATCAATGACCAGGTCTCCAGCAGCCCCATCTCCCTCCACCTTGATAAACAATAGCCTTGTAAATGAAGGCATTTCCATAAGCCTTTCTAGTATTAGGAAACTTGTATTATGCTCTTCTTGCTCTTCCTATTTTGTTACAAGCTGACATTGAGTAGAAAGGGCTGAGGTGTGTGCTTATCCTGGTCTCCATTTCATCTCTCTTGTCTCTTTTCAACACCTGCTTCATCCCTAGTTGATTCCACAGAGTGACCAAGTTTAAGGAAGGTCATTCTTTTCCAACTTACTGGTTTTCTTCACCCTGCCCTTGAAACGATCACAGGGACATGGCTTCTTTGGCAGCCGGGGCACTGTCATGAGTTTTCTTTCAGAGGCTCTCAGGAACCAATCTGAAATAAAGGGGTTGCTGCTTAGGAGGGTTAATATGTTTGAGGTCAGGGCTTCACTTGGCATCTTCCTCGCCTCCCAGTTGTTTCTCATACTGCAGTGGGTGTGGCAAAGGGTCAACAAGAACAGTGACCATATCCAGTTCTATGAGCACCAGGGTTTCTAGGTTGTTTTTCCTGACCTGTATGGGCAAGAATTTGGTGGCAGATCTGGAAGAGGCATGAGGGTATCATTAGGGAGACCCAAAAGTGAGGAGGAAGACCGAGGTATCTGCCTTTTAGTGGCTGCTTTACTTCAAGCAAGTCATTTTGATCCTCTGATTCCATTCTTACCTGTGAGTCAAGTAAGATTGAGAAGAGGATCCAGGAAGAACTTGGAAGACAGCCCTAGATTGTTGGGGGTAAAAAGGGAAAGGGGGTTTGGGCAGCCAGAAATTCAGGCAGCTCTCCCCTGGACCTTGGAGCCCTTGCCTCAGCTCTTGCCTGAGGCTCAGGaagaaaataagtgttggtgCTGCATGTGGTGGGCTGGTGGAGAGGGGAAAGGGTGAGGTCAAATCAGGTAACATCTGCACTGGTCTCAGACGGACTCGAGGGAGTGAGTTGGGATCTTGATGGTGCATCGCTGTTGTCGATGTTGAATTACTGACCTTTGCAGTCACATTCTTGGGCGCCTTCCTGGAGCCTCCTCCCAGAAGCTTGGCGTTGGTCCCTGTGGCCTCTAGCGACCCCTGTCAGAAGGAAACAGGTCACTTCC
This genomic interval from Vicugna pacos chromosome 9, VicPac4, whole genome shotgun sequence contains the following:
- the CXCL17 gene encoding C-X-C motif chemokine 17, producing MKVLISSLLLLLLLMLMSMVSSSPNPGVARGHRDQRQASGRRLQEGAQECDCKDWFLRASERKLMTVPRLPKKPCPCDRFKGRVKKTKHQRHHRSPNKHSRACQQFLRRCQLASFALPL